The Elgaria multicarinata webbii isolate HBS135686 ecotype San Diego chromosome 11, rElgMul1.1.pri, whole genome shotgun sequence genome segment CCTGAGCTCCACCCAAGGTTCAGCTGCAGTGCACTACAGgccctctggcaaaagtcctactcaagaggagggccttctccctcTTTTCTCTTGAGGAGTCCTTTATAGTTGATCACTTCTTCACAAAGAAGCCCTATTGGCTTTCCTCCTGGGGCTAGATGGTTGCCCAGCCTCCGCCTCAGAGACAAAACTCTCCTCTTCCTGCAGGGACGGGGCTGACATGGATGGTTCCTTGGTGTTGCATTTCTCtggagctctagctcctcctcagaggtggattcctccagcagggaTGTGACACAGCCTCACTAAGGGTTAAATAACCTAGGGGAGGCTGATGCATCATGCGAATAGCTCCATTGTAAATTTGCCctaagccactattttgcaccttgaGGTTTGCACCTTGAGGTTCTCGTAAAAACGCAGTAGACCCCCAAAGCCTAAAGTCTGCCAATCCATGGCACAGTGCTTATGATACTGAAGTATCTGACACTAACTGGCTGAAAAGTTCTGATGCTTGGCATATTCATTTGCATAGGGTAAAAAAGCAGTCCAGTTTCTAATAGGAAAGGAAAAGGTGTCAGTTTGGTTGAAATTAAAATCTCCCACAGGGATTATTGAACAATAGGAAGCACTGGGACCTAAGGAATTTAAAGGACAAGGAGACTGGAGGCAAGGAGGTTGAAAGAAGGACGCAGAGTTTCTCAGGACACTGAGAAACAGAAACCTGAAGGAAGAGTAGATGAAAAGTAAGACTTGAGGGAAGGGCAAGAAGAGATAGGGAATCTGAGACAATGGCACCAGCAGGTGCTCCGGAGAGGCCACGGTACAGGCAATCTCTTTCATCACCtcgccatagaatcatagaatagcagagtcggaaggggcctacaaggccatcgagtccaaccccctgctcaatgcaggaatccaccctaaagcatccctgacagagggttgtccagctgccttttgaaatctgctagtgtgggagagcccaccacctccctaggtaactggttccattggatgatcgagaagagatcttcaagtatttgaagagtgttatcatgtccaTTTGGCACCTTTCATCAGGGAAGCCAGTCAACGTTTGGCCCTCCGAACCAGGCATTTGAAATTCTGCGACTCCCTGAGGGGCCGTGCCAGCTGACATGGCGAGACAGAGTGCATGCGGGCGGACAAGCAGGTGGGCGGCCatcacagtggaggctgggagAACTCAGCAGTGACAGCGGTCTTTCTTCTGCTAAGGCAGTGCGAGGgtctgtgctgctgccgccgctgcaggGTACTGAAAGAAGGGGATAATCCGGGTGTGGGAGAGTGTCTCTGAGGAAACGTCCACAGCGCTTAAGATGAAAAAGGGCTATATGCTATTGGGAGAAGGAGGGGTAGAACTAAGGAGGGGGCAAAAGACACATTGGCTTAAGGAATTGGAACAAAGTAGGCAGCAGCATGAAAAACTGGGACCTGAAAGTGGCATGATGTTGAAAAAAGGAGGAGCCTCAGAAAAAGGAAGAtgggatttgcgcatttttggCAAGAAGGAAGTAGGTAGAAAAGGGAGCCAAGGAGGCATAGAATTGCAGGACATTTTGCGGCTTGAGGTGAAGGGTAACATGGTGCCCTCACCATCCCCGCCCTGcattccacatacaaaagctGACATACAAAAGTTTAATGTTACTAAAACCCTGGCAACAgaatagcatcctccaccacattgATGGCCAGGCGGCTCGCTTAGGAGACACAAGGCAAGCAGCATGGCATATTTAGCAGTGCCCCCCACATGCCTTGCTGCTGTTCCTCATCACTCAACTGGCACCGGCTTGTTGCCTGCTCAAACAAATGACGAAACGTAGCAGTGGCAGCACTAATGTGCAGCATGTGGGCAGAGTAATGCATGTTCAGGCACTGTGCCACTACTGATACAGCGTAGGCTGGTTGCATCTCAGTCAGAGGCCTTTCCCAATGGCTGTCCAGGTGAGTTGCTTGGAGAAAGTTAGCCATAAGCAAACATTGAGCGTCATAAGACTGGTGGATTTtcacgtttccctaccatcgctatggccGCTGGCTGCTGTACCACAAAAGCAACGGCCATGTGgaccattcaggggccgtttatattgcaccacttttcctgcacaggaaatggcggcacattccgttttctaaaaaaaaaaaaaaagacagattacaaggggtctattttgcaacagaaaaccaagtggaaggagtgggaggcgcatgggaggcagatgtcgttgtctaaaggacatcGTGCGCTAAAACATTCGTCTGATGACGTTCTTGCCACTCAGGATTATCCTAgcctgtctattcagaagtaagtctcgttgatttcagtgggacttacggtTGGGTAAGTGTGTACAAGATTGCAGCCCTCGAGGTCCAAAACACTGTAGGTTGAGTCCAGATTTAGGCATATACAACGGGGGTGGCACCATTTTATTCACCACCACCGAAAGCCTTACCATTGCTTGGCTGCTCTGGTCATGCCTCTGGTACAGAAAGCCTCTGGGAATGATGCTACTATGTCATGATGTCACTTCATTCCCAGGGGAACTCAGTTTCAGAACACTGCCGAAGTAGCCAGACCGtcgcctgtaccagtggggacgctttattgtttaaaaagaaagaaggaaaggaaaggaaaactgcGGCCACCTTCAATTTAACGTAAGACAAAAATTCTTGAAATTTGCTCAGCCCCCAAAGTCTCAGAATATCCTCCCTCATTTTCATTGTAGACAAATCATCCTACAAATTTGCTACGTTCAATTCAAATTACATTTTACTGGGGCCCCATCTTGGCAGCGGTGTCTTGGCGCTGCGAGGCTTCGTAGAGATGAACTGCTGCCACTCTGGGtggcaaacccctcgtcaagacaagccctatAGGACGCAGCCGCCATCCCAaacccatccaggggcaaaccccctaagCTCTGCTTTAAAAGAGTTGGGCACTAACCCTGACTTTTTTAAGTGGAggggtgccacagctgatggcgacccctgattggttgacATCAgctgacagggaagggggcagactgCCTCCccgtgtttttaaattttaaaactgtacataaaaaggagggggaaataggcTGCCCTCCCCCCTCAGTGCTACACGCAGGGGCTTAGGTGCCGCTGGTGCTCTGCAGCGGCAGTGGGAGGTCCGAGGGAGGCGAGCTGGgtctgggggagagggaaagaaacggagcagctggaggggaagaaagagagggcTGCACaaagctgccctgttcctctcccctgctacagtttttttttatctgtagatgcgaaggttcgcacctacagattttaaaaaatgggggggagagtAACAGGGCAGTCAGAGAGcccccgttcctctcccctctGGTGCTTGgcccggcggcagcagcagctgcagtgactttgcattgacgctccttctgtgcagatgccaggaaggagcgccACAGCAGGAGCCCAAAGCCTCAGGGCGCCAACTGACCACCGTCAAGATGGGGGCCCAGATGATCTGCCACCAGTCCAGATCCACCCCGGTGCAAACCCCTTGTCAAGACAAGCCCTGGGTGAACAatatactattttttaaaaacgtaagTGAACAAGGGATTTAGTGTCAATTTAAAAACGCCACACTGCTGAAAAGCTGTGCTCAGGCACATTGCCCCTGCCTGGTCTGCAGGCCTATGTTACTCCCAGTAGCATGGATGGAACGTAAGTGAGATATACACCAAAAAGGGCTCTACCAGCTGAAGTGTGGAGAGTGAATTTCAATTCTGCAGTAGCTCAAATCAGAAGAGCAATGAGTGGGTGGTGCTAAAAGTGGCAGTCTGAGGGCACCTGGAAATAGGGTTTTTTTGCATCCAGGGTCTGTCTTCTGTGGACAGAAGGGCTTTGCTCACAGAAGGAGCCTTCACCCTATTTTGGGAGAtccgcccgcccacccacccaccccattcaacAGGGACTCCCGACCTGTGTAACCTTTTCAGGGCAGGCTACTGTGGGGAAGAGGATGCAGTGAAGATGTTTCGGCCAGCCCAGTTGCATAcacttaaatctggattcaacccaggaTGGTTTTGacctctaaggctgcaatcctgtgcacacttacccaggagtaagccccactgaaatcaaagagacttacttctaaattattattattttattattatttatgacatccatataccaccccatagctgatgctctctgggtggtttacaaataaacatgcataggattgcactgttagatgcTAACAATGTGTGCAGGGATGTGTGCTGCTGATGTGAATGGAGAGGCAGagagattgggggaggggaggaatggaggCCAAGAAAGCCCAGAGGGCGTAATGTCACATCCTGATCTGATAAAATCCAGGACATCTTGGGTTACAGCTGAGAGCATTAGACCCAAGCTGGCCCTCCCAGCTTCACGCACACATCGTACATGGTACCCATGTCAAGAAAGGGGTTAATGGGAGAGGTAGAAAGAGGACAGGAGGAGGCTCCAcgtccctccctgtttgttttcctttctcttctttttttccagCCACCTCTCTGGTTAGGGTCCCATCCCATCCGCAACAGGAAGCAGGTGATAACAACCGTGCTTGGCCCCTAGCCATGAGCCTCTCCCTGTCTGCTATGGTGGGCACTACTGCAGCCCCACAGGGCACCCACATGAGCAGGTCCTAAAGCAAGAGAAGAGAAACAAAGAAGGGAAATTATTTGTTATTGCAAATGCTGTCGCTTCCGCTACTTTGCAAATTGAGGTCTGTAGCCATCTGAGCGTTACCTGCAACCTCTCCTTTCATCAGCCAAAATGGGATAGAAGTTGTAAGACCCAATGTTTATAGAAGTCATGCACACCCCATTACTAGACACAAATGAAcagcattttgtgttttttttaaaaaaatatgaagtgCCACCAACTTATCCTGTAATTATCAGCTCTAACTTGGGGGCTCTTTCCACTGACCTCAAAAGCATGGCAGATGGTCCGGGCTGAATTTGTGCCAGGGCTCAATCCTGGAGCCCACTTTGAATTAAAGGATCAGACATGAAAATAGGAAGCTGTAAGACAAgagagcctctgagcatgtgcagcatGCCTCCTCTCACTACAGAGGAAGGCTCCTTCCTCAAGGGGTGGTAGCTTTGAGCCAGAGATGAgcggctctttttttttttcaaaagcaggCACTGGATACAATTCAATGTATAGGGGGAATATGCTCAAAAGGAATCTCCTCTCTCGTATTAATTCACATATCCCAAAGCTGAGCTCTGGGTTCAAAGTAAGCCTTGCAAGTCATTATTGATCAAACACGGGCAAATCCATGGCAGCCACTGAGTGTAGACAACTCTGTGCATATAGACAAATTGAACCTAAGGAGGCAATCCCATGCATCTTTAGGCAGGCAAAAGTCCTACCATTGCCAGCATCATCCCctggccagccatgctgggaatggtaggacttttttttctgtctaaacatgcataggattgtgccttaactcTCTTTGTTGGAGTTGGAAGTCTAGAGACAGAGTATGAGAAGCAGTCCCTCTCTCCAAGTCCACTTCTTTTTTTAGTAGAGAGGAAGTCATAGAGCCATCATCTGAAGGCTAGAAACCAACTGGATAACTAAAATCTAAAACAAGCATAAAAACTTCTTATTTCTGAGACgttagagaagctcttagaatGCTCAGAGCTCAAAAATTCCAGAGCCTGCATTGGCTGTGGCTTGGGTTGGCGCCTGTGTTACTACAGAATTCCTTCTCAGCCTGTAAGTAAACTGATTACGCAACAACAAGGTCTGGAGgtgctgccatggggaggagggagtggaAAAGCCAACCCAGTTGCAGgcgtctaaatctggatccaaccctgccTCTCTGGTTCATGCAGATGTACTTCAGAACATTTGACCACTCCACAGTAGATGAAATATTCTCATCTAGAAGAATGAAGACAATTGTTAACTCTTGTCACAAACAGAGCAAACAAAAGGTATATTGAATCTGCTAAGGAGTGGCTAATATTGCAGGAAAAACTCTCCCAATGTAAAAACAATTGGACAGGGAAATATGGCcaagggaggagaaagagaaacattTGTCATTGGAAATGTTAAAAATAGTCAGGATAAATATCTTTCTGGAAAGGCACAGGGTTTTGGTGCAACATACCAAGGGTTTGACTAGATTACCTCCAGAGACACCTCTCTGATTGAGACTACCTTCAATTCATGACTGAAAAAGTTCTGACAAATGCAACCAAGCgcgcatactttaaaaaaagttataaacaatttttaaaaatcaaacattcCCACATTTAAAATCTCCATACTGATTCATTTATCATTGCAGAGAAGAAAGCAAACAGTTGCCTCTCTCCTCCTTGCACCAACTGAAATGTACAAAatatgtgttgtgttgtgtgtataacaaagtaaaaagaaaacaatagtTTAAACATTGAAGTCTCCCTGTTGTAGAGTCTTTTTCAACACACTTCAAGCATGTCTACATCATGAATTTATACCAGTGTCAAGATGAAATAGGATTAAAGAGTAGCTGATCTGTAGCGCTACACCTAAAATATTTGGGAAAAGTCAGTAGCCCCAGAAGATGTGTTTATTCGAGCTGCAACTCTTTAAAGACTGGCAAAATATTCATCTAagatttaagttaaaaaaaaagacgacaacaacaacaacaacaacgtgcagagACAGCTAAAATAAtctatactagctgtacccagcgtaacatacgccgttgtagcatatcttaaagtttattaattaaatatcattgcggggGCGCAgactgcttggaggccgccaatacagtgccgtctggcagacctggggggcagggaggtcggggggagggggagcaggtgtccccctctccccggggttcctgtcagccttgtgccgcccacccagctcgcatgagattaggccggggcctgggctcgcagcaggtgaacggcctcccacctggccaacaagggccccggccattcctcgctcatgctccagaccgtggtgctgccctcttgggggggggggggcgaagaggcagaaaggggggtaggattacctttgAAAGCCCGGAGGGGTCGGGTGAGGGGCTTAGcagcctgtatcagctgaagcctttacggaaacatacctaagcattttatagagagagataagGCTGTCATGGCTGCTGTTTATTGGCCAAGCCAGTCTGTTTTTTAAACCCTCCTATTTATGCACCACCAATGTCTTTGTCCAATTCCACTTGGCACAAAAAGTTCTCCTGCACTCAAGAAGCCCATTTCTCCTTTCTCCTGGTATGTTATTGAGGACTGGGTTTCTTTCTTCGGAGCCATTATTTTCTACAGTTGTGTATTTCTGTGTGATTTCCCTGTATTGGAATGAAACCAGGAACCAGGATGGAGGAATGAATGGGCATTGGCAAAACCCAAAAAATATTTGCTTTTGGTGCAGGATGTAGCATGTGAGTCCAGATTAATAAAAAATTGATGAATGAAAATTAGCATCACTGAAAATGGATGCATAATTAGAAGGACCTCATCTGATTCAGGAAAATAGGCTTTTACAGAAAGACAGCTCTGAGTTAGTTTTCAGAGATGAAATGTTCACTCAACATTAAGTCACTGTGAACACACTGCTTTATAGATGGCACATTTGTCTCTTTTTGACATGGGGCTCTTTGACAAAGCGAGGAGGCATAGACATTTTAACAGACTTAAGGTAGATGCCTATGAGACCATGCTCTTTCTGACATATGCTGTAGAAAGCAATGTAGAACCCATTGAAAGTTCATTAGCAATATATCTGTCTGGAATACATTCTGCATTCCTCCTTTAAGGATGAgaattctctttaaaaacaatctCCTTCTAGACCACACACCCATGCTTACAGGCTCCTTGTCTGTTAGCTCTTCCGACTCTCTGACGGCTGGTTCCGTGAAGCTTGACCCCCTAAAGGCTTAGGTCAAGAGCCGCTCCCTTCAAGGAAGGCCAGCCAATTCCTGCCATATCTGACATGGAATAGCTGCGTAAACACAGTTCTGGTTatgatttgattttaaaaaggaggaaagTCGTTGTATCCAAATGCCACGGGAGATTGTATAGTGTGAGACAGTCATGTAGGCAAGCCCCTAGAAGACGGAAACACAACCTAGGCAGGTATGGTTTTCTTAGGGACTGGTGGAGTAGTAGTTCCAGTCACATGGCCATTCTACACTTTGCTTTGGAACAATAGAGGATCCAAAAGCATCCAGCACCAACTAAAAAGCCTTGTCTTTCCTGGAACGTACATGAGCGagtttcttcaaaatggaattcagcccttgggctgtgAGTGGTTCTGCTCGCCTTTGTTTTGAAAGAAAAGGCATTTCTTTTATTGCCATCTTTCTGCTCACAACAAATCTAATCAGTACTAGCCCAAGAAAGGTGTTACACATTAGCATCTCTGCCTGCTTTTCATCTGACATTCATGTTCCTATATAGCCAGATAGGGTCCAAAGTGTTTGCTAGTTCAAGTGGGAATTGCTCAGCTAGGCAGGAATAACTTATATTGATGAAAAAGTCACCTCCTATGTTCCACTCCTTTTATTCCAAACATTTGATGCTCATAGCTTACCAACCCACTTCTTACAGGTTACAAGTCTATGGATGCCATCCTCTGAGATACACCGTTAATAAGAGCTAAcagcctcccctgcccccaaacccgctcccacccccaccacccataTATGAAAGCAAAGCATGAATTACCAAGGATGGGAGCAGTTCCCATTACAAGCTAAAAGGGACCATCAGATATCAGATCTATGTTATTTGACAGCGGATGAGAACAGGCCCAGCCCATGATTATACCAGCCCTGGAGGAATCCGGCTCATCCAGGGAACCACCAAATAGGCAGAGGAGGAGCAGTTCGCTGCCCTTACACTGTTAAGTCAGCTCTGGCAGAAGAGCGAGAAGACCGGCTACTCTTGGTAGAGCTTTTATGATGGAAGTGGGTCTTGGGTTCGTAATGGTTGGGGATCCCACCCTGAGAGGGCGTCCCGTTGGCAGCCCCATCTCCTGGGGCCAGAAAGTGCTTTGATTTTTCTTGTTTCTGATTGGACCAATTGTCCTGCTGTTCATAAGACGCTGTGGTGGGAGGGGCGATTGTGCGGCGCCTCCTGCAGCGGTTCTTGAATAAAAGGTGTGCCAGCTCCACCAGGCTGAGCAAAGCTGACACCAGCCCCACCATGAAGTAGAATTGGATGAAGATGGTCTTCTCAGTTGGCCGAGAGACAAAGCAATCAATGAGGTGAGGGCACATACCGTGCTTGCAGATGTACAGATACCCCACCTGGAAGCCGTACAGCATCCACTGTCCCACAAGAAAGCCTATCTCAGCTAAGATCCTCATGACAACATTGACTATGTAGAAGGTCTGGATGTTTTGAGTGCGTTGGCTGGGCTGGAGCCCAAATTGGACTTGGGCCTTCCTCCCTGCAATTTTGGCTTCCTCCTCTCCTGCTTCCATTTCCTTCAAGCCATGGTTGATTTTTGTGGTCTGGTGCATGGAGTAGATGACAAAGAGCACAGCTGGGGCTGAAAGCACCACAATGTGGAAAACCCAGAAGCGATAGTGGGAGATGGGAAAAGCCAAGTCGTAGCAAATCTGTTTGCACCCAACCTGCTTCGTGTTGCACTCAAACTCCTCCTGCTCGTCATCAAAGACATCGCTGCCCACTGTAGCCAGGATCAGGATGCGGAAGATGAGCATTACCACCAGCCAGAAGCGTCCCACCATGGGCGAGTGCTCCTGCACCGCATCCAGAAGGGAGCTCAAGAACCCCCACTCGCCCATGGCTGCtgcaaaggggaaagggaaagcacaGATGTCAGCTTCACTGGTGCTCCCTTCCAGAGGGAGTGACTTCGCTAAAGATCAACGCATGCAGTGACTGCACTATGGCGGCGCAGGGAGAGGACAACCAAAGTGTCAAAGGCCAGTCATTAAGCAGTGCAGGATTTGGAAACTCTACGTAATTATGGTCAAACTAAATTACTGAGAATGACAGCAGTCTTGCTAATCATTAATGCAACTTTTGGCTGCCAAAGAATTAAAATCTTCAGTGGAGGCCCTTCTTCAGGTGCCCCTGCCATTGGAGGTGCAGCAAGGGTCTACAGGTGAAAGGGCCTTCTTAGTGATGGCACTCCAACTGGGCTGGTGGACTTTTTCAGCCATTCTAGGGgcatgttgtaaaccgccctgagagcttcggctatggggcggtatataaatgtaataaataaataaataaaataaatgtcaaagGAATATGGCCAAGGGCTTTGGATCTGGTGGGTGTAGGGCCTTCCCTAACATGCCCCTGGAACCCCAATTTGGGCCCACCACCAATAGAGCACTACAGGTGATAGAGCAACACCAGCAGAGCTTTCCGCTGCAGCACCAGCAGacctgcctctccccacccccagagagAAAGATCTGCAGCATACAATGGCCCCTCAGCTGCCTTCCACAGGAGCTTAAGAAAGATTGCGCCTTAAATTACTTGAACAAAATACACACATGATGGGGGAGGACACTTCTGGAAGCCACTTACTAATGAGACAACTTCTAGCGCAATCCATGGTTTGTACTCTTAACCTGGTTACGCTCCCAAACATTCTGCAAAacaatggtttcacttgccaaGTGAAAGACGGGTTCTATTTCTCAAGTATGTTTGGACATATGACCCTCTTACCAAGGACCTCTCCCCTCTCTAAAGAGCCATTGTGGTATAATGCCTAGAATATTAGACTATGACAAGAGAGacctgcattcaaatcttctctTAGCTATGAAACTAACTGGATGATcttgggcctctctctctctctgtctctctgcctaACGTTCCTCACAGGACTGTGGTGAGGATAGAAGAGGAGAACCTTGCATATTGCCTTGATCAAAACCCTGCTCGCTTGCTCTAGCTAAAAGTCCCCCTTGTTAGGTgagggaaatgcactctgcacttgTTCAGGTGCTCTTTCATATCCTTTACTCCACTTGTTTCAAATTTGAGCACTCGCATGAGAACCAGCTGGGTGTGCGCGTGTGCTATACAATAGAGTGGCACCGTTATCGTCTGCTTTCGATGTGACTTGTGCCACCCTTGTCGACATATTTGGCCATCACTGTTCTAGCAGTTGCTAGAATAAGTTGTCGTAAAAAAGCAGCAGATTTGTGAGTTACGGGGTAGGAATGCTGTTTTTCTCTCTAAAGTGCCAGCACTGTTTGACTAAACTGGAGAGGTCTCCCCTGCACACCTTGCCCCTCTAAGCAAGACCACTTTAACTCTGAACAGGAGGTGCAAAGGGCGTGACCTTGGCAACACCAAGGGAGGTTGGGGGGTGCTGGTGGATGTTTTATGTCTGTTGCCAAGTTATCTGGAGAGGGGGAAGATAAAATCAGACTAGACCAGACCAGTCCAGGCCGCCTGAGTGTGTGAACTGTTGCTGGGGCCAGATTGGTGTACCAGGCAGGAAAGGTGTGTTGCACTGAGGTTTGGACAGATGTATTTCCTTGGAGAATGCATATAATATATACACGTGCCTGCCAAATGCCTGATAACTGAGACACACTTATCTTCAGAATTAAACCTGAAGGCACGCTGCATTCTTGCACCTGAAAAGCTTTACTTTCGAGCATCTACTAATAAGGATTAACCTCTCAAGAGTTTACCCCGTGGGTTTCTGCATGAGTCACTCATCTGGGCATGCCTCCACACTGGCAAAAGGAAAGCCTGGAACAGTAGCTCATGCAGAGATTTAACACAGGCAGCCTCTTCTGAGAGCAAGTGATTCTGCCATGTCTTTACATCAGGAGTGACTGGATTTTCGAACCTCATTGGATGCAGCACTACAGCAAAATGAACCATCCACAACAGAGGCAGACTAGAAGGAGAGAAGCCCAGAGCAGTAATACATGCAGAGATTCAGCAAACGTTTCTCTGAATAGGCAAATTTGGGCTCATAAAAATCtttaatcaattaatttttcatgaAACACACTCCCGGTTGTGCTACGGCACAACAATGCATACTGACACACAGTTTGGGAATTACCGAGACAGGACTATATAGTACAGCTTATATTTTATAAGTAGGCTAGACTAGAAATAGGGGAGGTACCGTAGAGGCAAGGATGGGGAAAAGTTatctgtgggtggtgggtgggaaggaagctgTTTTCTAGTTGCACTGCTGGGCCATTAATTGCTGTTTAAGAGacaccagggctggatctacactactgctttaaagcgctttatacgtaacagttttgacaactgttggggcccaggacacacttgttgtcaaaacagttataaagttgtcaaaactgttataaagcgctttgaagcagtagtgtagatccagccctaggTGTTgtctatacaatttaaaagccccatggtggctgtgcagtggtgctgcgtcagttatacaacacagcagtcacctcacagccactgtggggctttcctacGAAGCTGCACACTGGAAAAGCCGGGGacttaccatagaatcatagaatagcagagttggaaggggcctacaaggccatcgagtccaaccccgttcaatgcaggaatccaccctaaagcatccctgacagatggttgtccagctgcctcttgaaggcctccagtgtgggagagcccacaacctccctaagtaactggttccattgtcgtactgctctaacagtcaggaagtttttcctgatgtccaggtggaatctggcttcctgta includes the following:
- the GJD3 gene encoding gap junction delta-3 protein encodes the protein MGEWGFLSSLLDAVQEHSPMVGRFWLVVMLIFRILILATVGSDVFDDEQEEFECNTKQVGCKQICYDLAFPISHYRFWVFHIVVLSAPAVLFVIYSMHQTTKINHGLKEMEAGEEEAKIAGRKAQVQFGLQPSQRTQNIQTFYIVNVVMRILAEIGFLVGQWMLYGFQVGYLYICKHGMCPHLIDCFVSRPTEKTIFIQFYFMVGLVSALLSLVELAHLLFKNRCRRRRTIAPPTTASYEQQDNWSNQKQEKSKHFLAPGDGAANGTPSQGGIPNHYEPKTHFHHKSSTKSSRSSRSSARADLTV